A window of Natrinema versiforme contains these coding sequences:
- a CDS encoding DUF192 domain-containing protein: MALEYVWKGLLVIAVLSIVGVVLVQAGVVSAPWGPDSGEVRVFDDEEDGEPTAEADNETSNETADDDREPKAVVDVEIADSSRERHTGLSNHDSLESGNGMLFIHGDEDDLTYVMREMDFDIDIIFIDADGEITTIHHARAPGPNEDGNDLEYSGRGQFVLEVPRGYANETGIEVGDEVQIDLESNQTIITSAESGSLDRVAATTDRDVAAPAAVDAGGVSVRR, from the coding sequence ATGGCACTCGAGTACGTATGGAAAGGGCTACTCGTCATTGCTGTCCTCTCTATCGTCGGCGTCGTCCTCGTTCAGGCCGGCGTGGTCTCTGCTCCGTGGGGGCCTGATAGCGGGGAGGTCCGCGTCTTCGACGACGAGGAAGACGGTGAACCGACCGCGGAAGCGGACAATGAAACGAGCAACGAAACCGCCGACGACGACCGCGAACCCAAAGCCGTCGTGGATGTCGAGATCGCAGACTCCAGTCGAGAACGGCATACCGGACTGAGCAATCACGACTCCCTCGAGTCGGGTAACGGGATGTTGTTCATCCACGGCGACGAGGACGACCTGACCTACGTGATGCGCGAGATGGACTTCGATATCGACATCATCTTCATCGACGCGGATGGCGAGATCACGACGATTCACCACGCCCGCGCGCCCGGGCCCAACGAGGACGGAAACGATCTCGAGTACTCCGGCCGTGGTCAGTTCGTCCTCGAGGTGCCACGCGGCTACGCGAACGAGACGGGGATCGAGGTCGGCGACGAGGTCCAGATCGACCTCGAGTCGAATCAGACGATCATCACCAGTGCCGAGTCCGGGTCGCTCGACCGGGTCGCCGCGACGACCGACCGCGACGTGGCCGCGCCGGCAGCGGTCGACGCCGGCGGTGTTTCGGTTCGTAGGTAA
- a CDS encoding Yip1 family protein: protein MPPRTPLFDPGGYFSARENARRDGLLAFALFGASNLVFIYAVVRLVFDQVTGLPQGVRSQAFSIVIPMTAFSLVIAWLVVAAVMHWLGGSGSSTGTFGDALAVAGWAYVPDLLGLPLKYLFARSKIESLSIDATDPSQFAAEVEAVQAELGLALVPLLVQVVAVGWSVYVLAGGTAETHDVSLESAAGAAALIGIGSVTLTLVNGL from the coding sequence ATGCCCCCACGCACACCGCTTTTCGATCCTGGCGGGTACTTCTCGGCCCGCGAAAACGCACGTCGGGATGGGCTACTCGCGTTCGCCCTTTTCGGCGCTTCCAACCTCGTGTTCATCTACGCCGTCGTCCGGCTGGTATTCGATCAGGTTACGGGGCTCCCACAGGGCGTTCGGAGTCAGGCCTTCTCGATCGTGATTCCGATGACCGCGTTCAGTCTCGTGATCGCCTGGCTCGTCGTCGCGGCCGTCATGCACTGGCTGGGCGGCAGCGGCTCGTCGACCGGGACGTTCGGTGACGCGCTGGCCGTCGCCGGCTGGGCGTACGTCCCCGATCTTCTCGGTCTCCCCCTCAAGTATCTGTTCGCCCGATCGAAAATCGAGTCGCTGTCGATCGACGCGACCGATCCGTCTCAGTTCGCGGCCGAGGTCGAGGCGGTGCAGGCGGAACTCGGTCTCGCCTTGGTTCCGTTGCTCGTACAGGTGGTCGCGGTCGGCTGGAGCGTCTACGTTCTCGCGGGTGGCACTGCCGAAACCCACGACGTTTCGCTCGAGTCGGCCGCCGGCGCCGCCGCCCTGATCGGTATCGGATCGGTTACTCTCACCCTAGTAAACGGACTCTGA
- a CDS encoding ABC transporter ATP-binding protein, with protein sequence MSGADWDEDDPFEEQREEIENPMKRLFLEYGSNYKGAAVVGVIASIFARVLDLLPALMLGVALDAVIRQDIPYAEAFPVGGGLVAPYVPEGRLAQFWLTIGIIAGAFFLSAIFHWTRNWGFNTFAQNVQHDIRTDTYDEMQRLDMGFFADKQTGEMMSILSNDVNRLEKFLNDGMNSLFRLLVMVLGIGGLLLAINWQLALVALLPVPLIAVFTYLFIQTIQPKYAQVRSTVGKVNSRLENNLGGIQVIKSSTTESYESDRVEDVSRQYFDANWGAIRTRIKFFPGLRVLAGIGFVITFLVGGLWVISGPPGPFSGTLSNGMFVVFILYTQRFIWPMAQFGQIINMYQRARASSARIFGLMDEPNRVGEEPDAPDLAVTEGRVEYDDVSFGYDEDERILEDIDFTVDGGETLALVGPTGAGKSTVLKLLLRMYDVDEGEIRVDGQNVQDVTLRSLRESLGYVSQDTFLFYGSVEENIKYGTFDADREDVIEAAKMAEAHEFIENLPEGYDTEVGERGVKLSGGQRQRISIARAILKDPDILVLDEATSDVDTETEMLIQRSIDDLAEDRTTFAIAHRLSTIKDADQVLVLEGGEIVERGTHEELLENGGLYSHLWGVQAGEIDELPEEFIERAQRRQARTEVDAGDD encoded by the coding sequence ATGAGTGGCGCCGACTGGGACGAGGATGATCCGTTCGAGGAGCAGCGCGAAGAGATCGAGAACCCCATGAAGCGCCTGTTTCTCGAGTACGGATCGAACTACAAGGGTGCCGCAGTCGTCGGCGTTATCGCGAGCATCTTCGCCCGGGTGCTGGATCTGCTGCCGGCGCTCATGCTCGGGGTTGCACTCGACGCCGTGATCCGGCAGGACATTCCCTACGCCGAGGCGTTCCCCGTCGGCGGGGGGCTCGTCGCCCCCTACGTCCCGGAGGGGCGACTGGCTCAGTTCTGGCTGACGATCGGGATCATCGCGGGGGCGTTCTTTCTCTCCGCGATCTTCCACTGGACCCGCAACTGGGGCTTTAACACGTTCGCACAGAACGTCCAGCACGACATCCGGACCGACACCTACGACGAGATGCAGCGCCTGGACATGGGCTTTTTCGCCGACAAACAGACCGGCGAGATGATGTCGATCCTCTCGAACGACGTCAACCGCCTCGAGAAGTTCTTAAACGACGGAATGAACTCCCTCTTTCGGCTGCTCGTGATGGTCCTCGGTATCGGCGGGCTCTTGCTCGCGATCAACTGGCAACTGGCGCTCGTGGCGCTCCTGCCGGTGCCGCTGATCGCCGTCTTCACCTACCTCTTCATCCAGACCATCCAGCCCAAGTACGCGCAGGTGCGCTCGACCGTCGGGAAAGTCAACTCCCGACTCGAGAACAACCTCGGCGGGATTCAGGTCATCAAGTCCAGTACGACCGAGTCCTACGAGTCCGACCGCGTCGAGGACGTCTCCCGGCAGTACTTCGACGCCAACTGGGGCGCGATCCGCACGCGGATCAAGTTCTTCCCCGGCCTGCGCGTGCTCGCGGGAATCGGCTTCGTCATCACCTTCCTCGTCGGCGGCCTCTGGGTCATCTCGGGCCCGCCGGGCCCGTTCTCGGGCACCCTCAGTAACGGGATGTTCGTCGTCTTCATCCTCTATACGCAGCGCTTTATCTGGCCCATGGCCCAGTTCGGGCAGATCATCAACATGTACCAGCGCGCTCGCGCCTCGAGCGCCCGTATCTTCGGGCTGATGGACGAACCCAACCGGGTCGGCGAGGAGCCCGACGCGCCCGACCTCGCGGTGACTGAAGGCCGCGTCGAGTACGACGATGTGTCCTTCGGCTACGATGAAGACGAGCGGATCCTCGAGGACATCGACTTCACCGTCGACGGTGGCGAGACGCTCGCGCTGGTCGGCCCGACCGGTGCCGGCAAATCGACGGTCCTGAAACTCCTCTTGCGGATGTACGACGTCGACGAGGGCGAGATCCGCGTCGACGGGCAGAACGTTCAGGACGTAACACTGCGGAGTCTGCGCGAGTCGCTCGGCTACGTGAGCCAGGACACGTTCCTCTTCTACGGCAGCGTCGAGGAGAACATCAAATACGGCACCTTCGATGCCGACCGCGAGGACGTGATCGAGGCCGCGAAGATGGCCGAGGCCCACGAGTTCATCGAGAACCTCCCCGAGGGCTACGACACCGAAGTCGGCGAACGCGGCGTCAAGCTCTCGGGCGGCCAGCGCCAGCGGATCTCCATCGCCCGCGCGATCCTCAAGGATCCAGACATCCTCGTTTTGGACGAGGCGACCAGCGACGTCGACACCGAGACGGAGATGCTCATCCAGCGCTCGATCGACGACCTCGCGGAAGACCGGACCACGTTCGCCATCGCCCACCGGCTCTCGACGATCAAGGACGCCGATCAGGTGCTCGTCCTCGAGGGCGGCGAGATCGTCGAGCGAGGGACACACGAGGAACTCCTCGAGAACGGCGGTCTCTACTCCCATCTCTGGGGGGTCCAAGCCGGCGAGATCGACGAGCTTCCGGAGGAGTTCATCGAGCGCGCCCAGCGCCGGCAGGCCCGAACCGAAGTCGACGCCGGGGACGACTGA
- a CDS encoding creatininase family protein, which produces MDLTAATWTDIRDLETDLAVVPVGSTEQHGPHAPLGTDVLTAEAVADAGIERVDREVVRAPAIPVGVAEEHRQFPGTMWVSEDTFRDYVGEAVTSLAHHGFDRVVLVNGHGGNVDALREVGGRLTRAGDAYVVPFTWFEGVGEHTADMGHGGPLETALLRHIEPDLIREERIYEARAGAADGWGDWTSYVNLAYDAAEFTENGVVGDPADGGQERGEELLELATDALARLLEAVAERDVSRPEHR; this is translated from the coding sequence ATGGATCTCACAGCGGCGACGTGGACTGACATTCGGGACCTCGAGACGGACCTCGCGGTCGTCCCCGTCGGGAGCACGGAACAGCACGGCCCCCACGCTCCGCTCGGAACCGACGTGCTGACCGCGGAGGCGGTCGCCGACGCCGGGATCGAGCGGGTCGACCGCGAGGTCGTACGCGCGCCGGCGATTCCGGTCGGCGTGGCCGAGGAACACCGCCAGTTTCCCGGGACAATGTGGGTCTCGGAAGACACCTTCCGGGACTACGTCGGCGAGGCCGTCACGAGCCTCGCCCACCACGGGTTCGATCGCGTCGTCCTCGTCAACGGCCACGGCGGGAACGTCGACGCCCTCCGGGAGGTCGGCGGCCGACTCACGCGGGCGGGCGACGCCTACGTCGTCCCCTTCACGTGGTTCGAGGGGGTCGGCGAACACACCGCCGACATGGGCCACGGCGGGCCCCTCGAGACGGCGCTCCTGCGCCACATCGAGCCGGACTTGATCCGCGAGGAACGGATCTACGAGGCCCGAGCCGGCGCTGCCGACGGCTGGGGCGACTGGACGAGTTACGTTAATCTGGCCTACGACGCGGCGGAGTTTACGGAAAACGGTGTCGTCGGCGATCCGGCAGACGGCGGCCAAGAACGGGGCGAGGAACTGCTCGAGTTGGCGACGGATGCGCTGGCTCGGCTGCTCGAGGCGGTCGCCGAGCGCGACGTTTCGCGGCCCGAGCACCGATAG
- a CDS encoding PQQ-binding-like beta-propeller repeat protein: protein MVDQSTVTRRRFLTTGTVAAVGGIAGCSGVLDSDAESEPPGDTETAAGSDYSGPLQVSGIERVDDGGGRTVRVAVTIENTGSEARQADLVVTLSHTEADGSIDRDRSVLLAAGLEREVILSFRPQFFGEDGIDRPEDGEFRFDGTFRNDEVREAYPGLVTPSERAAIDGGSAWPGIAYDPGATAYNPGTEAPRSEPTAAWTESAVEYAFSESGPVVADGTVVAGRSVRALSASDGGEQWVHEGPARTSPLAVGDGVVAFGTPEDVRALEAESGEVQWNVPSDGDIWHGAPCHR from the coding sequence ATGGTTGATCAATCAACGGTGACGCGTCGCCGGTTCCTGACGACCGGGACCGTCGCCGCAGTGGGGGGAATCGCGGGCTGTTCGGGGGTGCTCGATTCTGATGCGGAGTCGGAGCCGCCCGGTGATACCGAGACGGCGGCAGGGTCCGACTACAGCGGGCCGTTACAGGTGAGCGGGATCGAACGGGTCGACGACGGTGGCGGACGGACGGTTCGAGTCGCCGTAACGATCGAAAATACCGGCTCAGAGGCCCGTCAGGCCGACCTCGTTGTCACGCTGTCTCACACGGAGGCAGACGGATCGATCGATCGCGATCGGTCCGTCTTGTTGGCGGCCGGGCTCGAGCGAGAGGTCATCCTCTCGTTCCGGCCGCAGTTCTTCGGGGAGGACGGTATCGACCGGCCGGAAGACGGTGAATTCCGCTTCGATGGGACCTTCCGGAACGACGAGGTCCGCGAGGCGTACCCGGGGCTCGTGACGCCATCCGAGCGGGCCGCTATCGACGGCGGGAGCGCGTGGCCCGGTATCGCCTACGATCCGGGCGCGACCGCGTACAACCCGGGGACGGAGGCACCTCGCTCCGAGCCGACGGCGGCGTGGACTGAGTCGGCGGTCGAGTACGCCTTCAGCGAGTCGGGACCGGTCGTCGCGGACGGTACCGTCGTCGCCGGCCGGTCCGTGCGGGCGCTGTCTGCCAGCGACGGCGGCGAGCAGTGGGTTCACGAGGGTCCCGCTCGAACCAGTCCCCTCGCGGTCGGCGACGGTGTCGTCGCGTTCGGGACGCCGGAAGACGTTCGCGCCCTCGAGGCGGAAAGCGGCGAGGTCCAGTGGAACGTCCCGTCCGATGGCGATATCTGGCACGGAGCCCCGTGCCATCGCTGA
- a CDS encoding phosphatase PAP2 family protein, whose amino-acid sequence MYRGATVLEAIRDLVPAWAGALAAAVTQLGDGWFLLMLGIGASWAVAWQRATGETTLFECDRPARRPDGPWVVAVIVGGLAVMTALKHLFALPRPDLATLDPAALPSSTRSLYASIASADGYGFPSGHAVGATVTYGLFALALEAGTRRLRLAVAAVIVAAVCLTRLILGVHYPLDVVAGVVVGGCYLAAAWRLLERSPFDRTLTAFALALGLAGVAMVASGRADSAVEYAAFAAGALAGWIAGTSGTTVESTSLERFPTEPSAGMLVAAFVPLAAVGSVGALSGRPKLVASAALLGLLSVLPAVVFPRLTAVETATR is encoded by the coding sequence ATGTACCGCGGCGCGACGGTTCTCGAGGCGATCCGTGACCTCGTTCCGGCGTGGGCCGGCGCCCTCGCTGCGGCGGTGACACAGCTCGGCGACGGCTGGTTTCTCCTCATGCTCGGAATCGGTGCGTCGTGGGCCGTCGCATGGCAGCGGGCGACGGGAGAGACGACGCTGTTCGAGTGCGATCGACCCGCTCGACGACCGGACGGCCCGTGGGTCGTCGCTGTCATCGTCGGCGGGCTAGCAGTGATGACCGCCCTGAAACACCTCTTCGCGCTCCCGCGGCCGGACCTCGCGACGCTCGATCCGGCCGCGCTTCCGTCGTCGACCCGGTCGCTCTACGCGTCGATCGCGAGCGCCGACGGCTACGGTTTTCCGAGCGGTCACGCGGTCGGCGCGACCGTCACCTACGGCCTGTTCGCGCTGGCACTCGAGGCCGGGACGCGACGACTCCGGCTCGCGGTCGCCGCAGTGATCGTCGCCGCGGTCTGTCTCACCCGGCTGATCCTCGGCGTCCACTACCCGCTCGACGTCGTCGCGGGGGTCGTCGTCGGCGGCTGCTATCTCGCCGCGGCGTGGCGGCTCCTCGAGCGGTCGCCGTTCGATCGGACGCTCACCGCGTTCGCGCTCGCGCTGGGGCTGGCCGGTGTGGCGATGGTCGCCAGCGGACGCGCGGACAGCGCCGTCGAGTACGCCGCGTTCGCGGCCGGGGCGCTCGCGGGCTGGATCGCCGGTACGTCGGGGACGACGGTCGAGTCGACCTCTCTCGAGCGGTTTCCGACGGAGCCGTCGGCGGGAATGCTGGTGGCGGCGTTCGTTCCGCTGGCTGCCGTCGGCAGCGTCGGTGCCCTCAGCGGTCGCCCGAAACTGGTCGCGTCGGCCGCGCTCCTCGGACTCCTCTCGGTGCTTCCGGCGGTCGTATTTCCGCGACTGACGGCCGTCGAGACGGCGACACGCTGA
- a CDS encoding dihydroneopterin aldolase family protein: MSPDTTPTDAEAACFEAGIKFGTLYHQFAGTPISPDSAASLATAMEESIENQPHCTAVTVDVRLEELEAELADSTADYTELTGRFLEVEIVVDYEGCDVVTRMEMEDGYPLMRLESVRDD, translated from the coding sequence ATGTCTCCGGACACGACACCCACCGACGCCGAAGCCGCCTGTTTCGAGGCCGGCATCAAGTTCGGCACGCTCTACCACCAGTTCGCCGGCACGCCGATCTCGCCCGACAGCGCCGCCAGCCTCGCGACGGCGATGGAGGAATCGATCGAGAACCAACCCCACTGCACCGCGGTGACCGTCGACGTCCGTCTCGAGGAACTCGAGGCCGAACTCGCCGACTCGACCGCCGACTACACCGAACTCACGGGTCGGTTCCTCGAGGTCGAAATCGTCGTCGACTACGAGGGCTGTGATGTCGTCACCCGCATGGAAATGGAGGACGGCTATCCGCTGATGCGACTCGAGTCGGTTCGGGATGACTGA
- a CDS encoding aldehyde dehydrogenase family protein, whose translation MGPELSIDDEWNSLYIDGEWTPSDGDGEIAVEDPSTREEVARVPAAVESDVDAAYEAAAEAQAEWEKAPPAERERIAQAFARAIQEYKEEIIELLAYEAGGSRIMGETSISITTDQANEAATFPRRMKGEQADSNVPGKENFVRREPQGVVTVISPWNFPLNLSGRAIAPALATGNAVVVKPASNTPITGGLLMAKLYEEAGLPDGLLNVVPGHGSDIGDAVVEHPESDVVAFTGSTPVGRGVAAKAGENLSVAAMELGGNNAHIVTADADLEAAVDSGTFGSFVHQGQVCISINRHLVHEDVYDEYVDLLADRAASLPAGSAHDEDTVVGPIIDEGQRDEMLGYVEETVDAGATLETGGETVELEGVDDSLVVAPTVLSDVTNEMSAACNEHFGPIAPVVPFSDIDEAVELHDDTEYGLSGSVHAGDVGTGMQIAERLDTGMVHVDDQPINDEAHVPFSGTKASGSGGYNTTEILDRVTEKKWISVQHDRREYPF comes from the coding sequence ATGGGACCGGAACTCTCGATCGACGACGAGTGGAACAGCCTCTACATCGACGGCGAGTGGACACCCTCGGACGGCGACGGGGAGATCGCAGTCGAGGATCCGTCGACGCGCGAGGAGGTCGCACGCGTGCCAGCGGCCGTCGAGTCGGACGTCGACGCCGCCTACGAGGCCGCCGCGGAGGCACAGGCAGAGTGGGAGAAAGCGCCGCCGGCCGAGCGCGAGCGGATCGCACAGGCGTTCGCGCGAGCGATTCAGGAGTACAAAGAGGAGATCATCGAGCTGCTGGCCTACGAGGCGGGGGGTTCGCGAATTATGGGCGAGACCTCGATCAGCATCACGACCGATCAGGCCAACGAGGCCGCGACCTTCCCCCGTCGGATGAAAGGCGAGCAGGCCGACTCCAACGTTCCCGGCAAGGAGAACTTCGTCCGCCGGGAGCCACAGGGGGTGGTCACGGTCATCTCCCCGTGGAACTTCCCGCTCAACCTCTCGGGGCGGGCGATCGCACCGGCTCTCGCAACCGGGAACGCGGTCGTCGTCAAACCCGCCTCGAACACGCCGATCACGGGCGGGCTCCTGATGGCGAAGCTGTACGAGGAGGCGGGCCTGCCCGACGGCCTGCTCAACGTCGTCCCCGGCCACGGTTCGGACATCGGCGATGCGGTCGTCGAACATCCGGAGAGCGACGTCGTCGCCTTTACCGGTTCGACCCCCGTGGGCCGCGGCGTCGCCGCGAAAGCCGGCGAGAACCTCTCCGTGGCGGCGATGGAACTCGGCGGCAACAACGCCCACATCGTCACCGCCGACGCCGACCTCGAGGCGGCGGTCGACTCCGGGACGTTCGGGTCGTTCGTCCATCAGGGGCAGGTCTGTATCTCGATCAATCGCCACCTCGTCCACGAGGACGTCTACGACGAGTACGTCGACTTACTCGCGGACCGCGCGGCGTCGCTCCCGGCCGGGAGCGCCCACGACGAGGACACGGTCGTCGGCCCCATCATCGACGAGGGCCAGCGCGACGAGATGCTCGGCTACGTCGAGGAGACCGTCGACGCCGGCGCGACCCTCGAGACCGGCGGCGAAACGGTCGAACTCGAGGGCGTCGACGACTCGCTGGTCGTCGCGCCGACGGTGCTCTCCGACGTGACGAACGAGATGTCCGCCGCGTGTAACGAGCACTTCGGCCCGATCGCGCCGGTCGTTCCCTTCTCGGATATCGACGAGGCGGTCGAACTCCACGACGATACCGAGTACGGCCTCTCCGGGTCGGTACACGCGGGCGATGTCGGGACCGGGATGCAGATCGCGGAACGGCTGGACACCGGCATGGTCCACGTCGACGACCAACCGATCAACGACGAGGCCCACGTCCCCTTCAGCGGCACGAAGGCCTCGGGGTCCGGCGGCTACAATACCACCGAAATCCTCGACCGGGTCACCGAGAAGAAGTGGATCTCCGTCCAGCACGACCGGCGGGAGTACCCCTTCTGA
- a CDS encoding DUF5790 family protein → MSQATLGDDEELFGEAANEMREDVESSLADAWEALPDADDVWETDADNVLGALNGLNSALEAGDAEDDLRDAKKWFTMGQRADAFDDADDLEAEIEDLEDAIEDIAEAGEQVGELTSTIPALRGTLQNAGPAGADEDDEEAADESDADEEADADADADADEDEE, encoded by the coding sequence ATGAGCCAAGCCACGCTCGGCGACGACGAGGAACTGTTCGGGGAAGCGGCCAACGAGATGCGCGAGGACGTCGAATCCTCGCTCGCGGACGCGTGGGAAGCACTGCCCGATGCCGACGACGTGTGGGAGACCGACGCCGACAACGTGCTGGGCGCCCTCAACGGCCTCAACTCGGCGCTCGAGGCCGGCGACGCCGAGGACGACCTCCGCGACGCCAAGAAGTGGTTCACGATGGGCCAGCGCGCCGACGCCTTCGACGACGCCGACGACCTCGAGGCGGAGATCGAAGACCTCGAGGACGCCATCGAAGACATCGCCGAGGCGGGTGAACAGGTCGGCGAACTCACGTCGACGATTCCGGCGCTCCGCGGCACGCTCCAGAACGCCGGTCCCGCGGGTGCCGACGAGGACGACGAGGAGGCGGCCGATGAATCCGATGCCGACGAGGAAGCCGACGCCGATGCAGATGCAGATGCGGACGAAGACGAGGAGTAA